One genomic window of Neisseria sp. oral taxon 014 str. F0314 includes the following:
- the serB gene encoding phosphoserine phosphatase SerB: MQTALILQSPSLTDRNSNVLAHFNLPAPVAGNNSLRFAVDSAFTLPAGEKEVLARQKIDHAILPDMAFEDLGLIVSDMDSTLITIECVDEIAAGVGLKDKVAEITERSMCGELDFEQSLRSRVALLEGLDSRVLEEVYENVLQLSPGAEFLLDECKKHNVKFMLVSGGFTFFTERLQQRLGFEYHYANVLEIKNGRLTGRLKGKIIDAQAKADLLRKYRSRLGLQPHQVLAMGDGANDIPMLKEAGIGVAYHAKPKTQANADACINFGGLERVRGWFR, encoded by the coding sequence ATGCAAACCGCCCTTATCCTTCAGTCCCCGTCTCTGACAGACCGCAATTCAAACGTATTGGCCCATTTCAACCTTCCCGCCCCCGTCGCGGGCAATAACAGCCTGCGATTTGCCGTGGATTCGGCGTTCACGCTGCCGGCCGGAGAAAAGGAAGTCTTAGCCCGCCAAAAAATCGACCATGCCATCCTGCCCGATATGGCTTTTGAAGATTTGGGACTGATTGTGAGCGATATGGATTCGACATTGATTACCATCGAGTGTGTGGACGAAATCGCGGCAGGAGTCGGTTTGAAAGACAAAGTGGCGGAGATTACCGAGCGTTCGATGTGCGGCGAACTGGATTTTGAGCAGTCTTTACGCAGCCGCGTGGCATTGTTGGAAGGCTTGGACAGCCGCGTGTTGGAGGAAGTGTATGAAAACGTGCTGCAACTCTCGCCGGGCGCGGAATTTCTGTTGGACGAATGTAAAAAGCATAATGTGAAATTCATGTTGGTATCGGGCGGATTTACCTTCTTTACTGAACGTCTGCAACAACGTTTGGGCTTCGAATACCACTACGCCAACGTATTGGAAATAAAAAACGGCAGGCTGACAGGCCGTCTGAAAGGAAAAATCATCGACGCGCAGGCCAAAGCGGATTTGCTGCGCAAATACCGTAGCCGTCTGGGTTTGCAACCGCACCAAGTGCTGGCGATGGGCGACGGCGCCAACGATATTCCGATGCTGAAAGAAGCCGGTATCGGCGTAGCTTACCATGCCAAACCGAAAACCCAGGCCAATGCCGATGCCTGCATCAACTTCGGCGGTTTGGAGCGTGTGCGCGGCTGGTTCAGATAA